A portion of the Tenacibaculum todarodis genome contains these proteins:
- a CDS encoding heavy-metal-associated domain-containing protein has protein sequence MKKILVIASLFFFGIVANAQKKNAKVSLEVDGICGMCKKRIETAALKTKGVKFASWNVKTHKLSLILDERKTSVENVQKSVAAVGHDSKGFIATDEAYDSVHPCCKYRDEEIIENHAGELKKQKKK, from the coding sequence ATGAAAAAAATATTAGTAATAGCAAGTTTGTTTTTCTTCGGAATAGTTGCAAACGCACAAAAGAAAAACGCAAAAGTATCTTTAGAAGTAGATGGTATTTGTGGTATGTGTAAAAAACGAATAGAAACAGCAGCTTTAAAAACAAAAGGAGTAAAGTTTGCAAGCTGGAATGTTAAAACACATAAATTAAGTTTAATTTTAGATGAACGTAAAACTTCTGTAGAAAATGTTCAAAAGAGTGTTGCAGCTGTTGGTCACGATTCAAAAGGGTTTATAGCTACTGATGAAGCTTATGACTCAGTACATCCTTGTTGTAAATATAGAGATGAAGAAATTATAGAGAATCACGCAGGAGAGTTGAAAAAACAAAAAAAGAAGTAA
- the purH gene encoding bifunctional phosphoribosylaminoimidazolecarboxamide formyltransferase/IMP cyclohydrolase, which yields MSTAKTIKSALISVFHKDGLAPIVQKLNELNVTIYSTGGTEKFIKELGIDVVPVDEVTSYPSILGGRVKTLHPKVFGGILNRQDNESDIAELAEYQIPQIDLVIVDLYPFEKTVASGAPEQDIVEKIDIGGISLIRASAKNFKDTFTVSSMDQYEEFLSILSENNGTTSIEQRKKFAAKSFNISSHYDTAIFNYFNEDEVVFKASETISKTLRYGENPHQKGYFFGDLDAMFDKLHGKELSYNNLLDVDAAVNLMAEFKGEAPTFAILKHNNACGFAQRETIHQAYVDALAGDPVSAFGGILIANTTIDKDTAEEIHKLFCEVVIAPSYTDDALVALKGKKNRVILIQKEVTLPTQTVRTCLNGNLVQDKDFITDKLEDLSYPTNNKPSESELEDLLFASKLCKNTKSNTIILVKNKQLLAGGTGQTSRVDALKQAIEKATSFNFDLNGAVMASDAFFPFPDCVEIADNAGIKSVIQPGGSIKDELSINYCNENNVSMVFTGVRHFKH from the coding sequence ATGAGCACTGCAAAAACAATTAAATCCGCATTAATTTCGGTATTTCACAAAGATGGCTTAGCGCCAATTGTACAAAAACTAAACGAATTAAACGTAACAATTTACTCTACTGGAGGAACAGAGAAATTCATTAAAGAATTAGGTATAGACGTTGTTCCTGTTGATGAAGTTACTTCTTACCCTTCTATTTTAGGAGGAAGAGTTAAAACTTTACACCCAAAAGTTTTTGGAGGAATTTTAAACAGACAAGATAACGAAAGTGATATTGCTGAATTAGCAGAATATCAAATTCCACAAATAGATTTAGTTATTGTTGACTTATATCCATTTGAAAAAACTGTAGCTTCTGGAGCACCTGAACAAGATATCGTTGAAAAAATTGATATCGGTGGAATTTCTTTAATTAGAGCTTCAGCAAAAAACTTTAAAGATACTTTTACTGTTTCTTCAATGGATCAATATGAAGAGTTCTTAAGTATTCTTTCAGAAAACAACGGAACAACTTCAATTGAACAAAGGAAGAAATTTGCTGCAAAATCTTTTAATATCTCATCTCATTACGATACTGCTATTTTTAATTATTTTAATGAAGATGAAGTAGTTTTTAAAGCAAGCGAAACAATCTCTAAAACGCTACGCTATGGAGAAAACCCACATCAAAAAGGGTATTTCTTTGGTGATTTAGATGCAATGTTCGACAAATTGCATGGTAAAGAATTAAGCTACAACAATCTTTTAGACGTAGATGCAGCTGTTAATTTAATGGCCGAATTTAAAGGAGAAGCGCCTACTTTTGCTATTTTAAAACACAACAACGCTTGTGGTTTTGCCCAAAGAGAAACGATACACCAAGCTTATGTAGATGCTTTAGCTGGTGATCCGGTTTCTGCCTTCGGCGGAATATTAATTGCCAACACTACTATTGATAAAGACACTGCTGAAGAAATTCACAAGTTATTTTGCGAGGTTGTAATAGCACCAAGTTATACTGATGACGCTTTAGTTGCCTTAAAAGGAAAAAAGAACAGAGTTATTTTAATTCAGAAAGAAGTAACATTACCAACTCAAACAGTTAGAACTTGCTTAAACGGTAACTTAGTTCAAGATAAAGACTTTATAACTGATAAATTAGAAGATTTATCTTATCCAACTAACAATAAACCTTCAGAAAGTGAGTTAGAAGACTTATTGTTTGCTTCTAAACTATGTAAAAACACCAAGTCTAATACTATTATTTTAGTAAAAAACAAACAATTATTAGCTGGAGGAACTGGTCAAACAAGTAGAGTTGATGCTTTAAAACAAGCCATTGAAAAAGCTACTTCTTTTAATTTTGATTTAAATGGAGCTGTTATGGCAAGTGATGCTTTTTTCCCATTTCCAGACTGTGTAGAAATTGCAGATAATGCCGGTATAAAAAGTGTGATACAACCTGGTGGATCTATAAAAGATGAACTAAGTATTAACTATTGTAACGAAAATAATGTTTCTATGGTTTTTACAGGTGTAAGACATTTTAAACATTAA
- the xrtF gene encoding exosortase family protein XrtF, whose product MILTLKKHKKVLLFLLKFFATYFVLFAIYSSYLKRNQQLDPFVNAPVTQLVANQSAWVLEVFGYQVDKVQHTEELSIFLALNGNYVGKIVEGCNSISLIILFVAFIIAFSGKLKATLLYMLFGAAFIWIINIIRIVVICIMLDKYPEQEAFLHKLLFPAIIYGAVFLLWVIWVNKFSAVKK is encoded by the coding sequence ATGATTTTAACGCTAAAAAAACATAAAAAAGTACTTCTTTTTTTACTTAAGTTTTTTGCAACATATTTTGTGTTATTTGCAATTTACTCTAGTTACTTAAAAAGAAACCAACAATTAGATCCATTTGTAAATGCTCCAGTTACACAGTTGGTGGCAAATCAATCTGCATGGGTTTTAGAGGTTTTTGGGTATCAAGTAGATAAAGTACAACATACAGAAGAGCTTTCTATTTTTCTTGCCTTAAATGGTAATTATGTTGGTAAAATTGTTGAGGGTTGTAACTCTATTAGCTTAATAATTCTTTTTGTAGCATTTATTATAGCTTTTTCAGGAAAGCTTAAAGCAACATTATTGTATATGCTTTTTGGGGCTGCTTTTATTTGGATAATTAATATTATAAGAATAGTTGTTATTTGTATAATGTTAGATAAATACCCAGAACAAGAAGCATTTTTACATAAGTTACTTTTCCCCGCAATAATATATGGAGCGGTTTTTTTATTGTGGGTTATTTGGGTAAATAAATTTTCAGCAGTAAAAAAATGA
- a CDS encoding heavy metal-binding domain-containing protein: MKKIILVVAIVFASNLVFISCKTEKNEEVKEQTTINGSEVAKEEVYQCPMECEKSKTYKKEGDCPVCKMKLKEKKSLKTEESD; this comes from the coding sequence ATGAAAAAAATAATTCTGGTAGTAGCAATCGTATTTGCTTCAAATTTAGTTTTTATTTCATGTAAAACTGAAAAGAATGAAGAGGTAAAGGAGCAAACTACAATAAATGGGAGTGAAGTAGCTAAAGAAGAAGTTTACCAATGTCCAATGGAATGTGAAAAAAGTAAAACTTACAAAAAAGAAGGCGATTGCCCAGTTTGTAAGATGAAGTTAAAGGAGAAAAAATCACTAAAAACTGAAGAATCTGATTAG
- the mreC gene encoding rod shape-determining protein MreC yields the protein MQQLIYFFQKYKYFLFFLLLEFIAFALIINNNSFHKSKFVSSTNGITGGLLNTSSEISDYFNLETQNKALAEENIRLKNLLEQVHVSSDSLLETTVVDSVKYNQHFTNINAKITANQYSSSNNFLTINRGLKHGITTEMAVINGKGIIGITENVGNGHSRIQSILNRHSKINARFKNNNYFGTLEWDGKDYKIVQLKDIPRQAISKIGDTIITGGMSTIFPEGILIGTIINIPEKHTASNTLDIQLFNDMSNLNQVYVVKNLYKKELQNLSNE from the coding sequence ATGCAACAGCTTATTTATTTCTTTCAGAAATATAAATATTTTTTATTTTTTTTGCTGTTAGAATTTATTGCTTTTGCTTTAATTATTAACAACAATAGCTTTCATAAAAGTAAATTTGTAAGCTCTACAAATGGAATTACTGGAGGGCTTTTAAACACATCGTCAGAAATTTCAGACTATTTTAATTTAGAAACACAAAACAAAGCTTTAGCTGAAGAAAATATTCGATTAAAAAACTTACTTGAACAAGTACACGTCTCTTCAGATAGTCTTTTAGAAACAACAGTTGTAGACTCCGTAAAATACAATCAGCATTTTACTAATATAAATGCCAAAATAACCGCTAACCAATATAGTAGCTCAAATAATTTTTTAACCATTAATCGAGGATTAAAACACGGAATTACAACAGAAATGGCTGTAATTAATGGAAAAGGAATTATTGGAATTACAGAAAATGTTGGTAATGGACACTCAAGAATTCAATCTATATTAAATAGACACAGTAAGATTAATGCACGTTTTAAAAATAACAACTATTTTGGAACGTTAGAATGGGACGGAAAAGATTACAAGATTGTTCAATTAAAAGATATACCAAGGCAAGCAATTTCTAAAATTGGTGACACAATTATAACTGGTGGAATGTCTACAATTTTCCCCGAAGGAATACTTATTGGAACCATAATTAACATTCCTGAAAAGCACACTGCTTCTAACACACTAGATATTCAATTATTTAATGACATGAGTAATTTAAATCAAGTTTATGTAGTGAAAAATTTATATAAAAAAGAGCTCCAAAATTTAAGTAATGAATAA
- a CDS encoding HYC_CC_PP family protein: protein MKQFFKNITSVTLAFLVLFSTFSFTVEKHYCGDFLVDVSYTGDVKECNMEEGSTGVVQMKKCCKNEVEQVKGQDELQQHSINKITFKDQQFIISFVIAHLDLLTDNELSKSLFEYHFPPPNLDRDYQIFYQSFLI, encoded by the coding sequence ATGAAACAGTTTTTTAAAAATATAACTTCAGTAACACTAGCTTTTTTAGTGTTATTTTCAACCTTTTCTTTTACGGTTGAAAAGCATTATTGTGGAGATTTTTTAGTTGATGTTTCCTACACAGGAGATGTTAAAGAGTGCAACATGGAAGAAGGTTCTACAGGTGTTGTACAAATGAAAAAGTGTTGCAAAAATGAAGTTGAGCAAGTAAAAGGGCAAGATGAACTTCAGCAACATTCAATAAACAAAATAACTTTTAAAGATCAGCAATTTATAATTTCATTTGTAATTGCACATTTAGATTTACTTACTGATAATGAATTAAGTAAATCTTTATTTGAATATCACTTTCCACCACCAAATCTCGATAGAGATTACCAGATTTTTTACCAGTCTTTTTTAATCTGA
- the mreD gene encoding rod shape-determining protein MreD has translation MNKTVYISLLFIFLLFLQVFILNNILYLGYVNPYLYIAFVFLYPLRENRFPFLVLAFLLGLFVDFFSNSGGVHAFSIVLIAYFRIYLIHSIFKKNAQDYQLFNLKLESFGNVFNFIAILTILHHFILFTLINFSFQNFTHIILNTVLSSVFTLILFFLGNYIFSSKQQ, from the coding sequence ATGAATAAAACAGTTTACATCTCTCTATTGTTTATTTTCTTACTTTTTTTACAAGTATTTATATTAAACAACATTCTTTATTTAGGATATGTAAACCCATACCTATACATTGCTTTTGTTTTTTTATATCCACTTCGCGAAAACAGATTTCCCTTTTTAGTTTTAGCATTTTTATTAGGGCTGTTTGTGGATTTTTTTTCAAACTCTGGAGGCGTACATGCCTTTTCAATAGTTCTTATAGCCTACTTTAGAATTTATTTAATCCATTCTATTTTTAAAAAGAATGCACAAGATTATCAGCTATTTAACTTAAAATTAGAATCTTTTGGCAATGTTTTTAATTTCATCGCAATTTTAACAATACTTCATCATTTTATATTGTTTACTTTAATTAACTTTAGCTTTCAAAACTTTACACACATAATTTTAAACACTGTTTTATCAAGTGTTTTTACACTAATTTTATTCTTCTTAGGAAATTATATTTTTAGCTCAAAACAACAATAA
- the mrdA gene encoding penicillin-binding protein 2, with the protein MKRSYLLIFLILLIGIIFIGRLFQLQIIDGSNYNPTKNSAVKIVYDYPERGHVFDRNGKLIVANQLSYDVMVTPKDVEPLDTLEFCSFLKIDTEDFKRRFAKAEKYARWLPSVFLKQLSKEDFAFLQEKLHKYKGFYIQKRIIRNYPEKSAANVVGYISEVNEYTARNSDDYEQGELIGSWGVEKQYEKILRGIKGKKHLKRNNLNKIIGSFKNGLYDTTALAGKDLTLTIDSDLQKYGELLMAGKRGGIVAIEPSSGEILALITAPSYDPNLMVGRKRKKQSSILFNDSINKPMIDRGLQASYAPGSPFKMINGLIGLQENVVDENFHVFCKNGYRYGRRKNAFMGCHCGIHGRPIKLKTAIAKSCNTYFATTYRKIIDKYETSAEGMDAWANHAKSFGLGDFLGYDLPSGQKGRIPDGKYYSDNYDFRWGATTTISNSIGQGEVETTPIQLANVTAAIANRGYFYTPHIVKKIDGENIDNENYTVPKKTTIDSQHFTPVVEAMYEVFKTGTGKYCQVKGIEICGKTGTVENFIRIDGKKTQLDDHSIFMAFAPRENPQIALAIFVENGGYGSTIAAPITSLMIEKYLNGKISKATKYRETKMFNTSLQKIYNKQIQKPDSLASGTK; encoded by the coding sequence ATGAAAAGAAGTTATTTATTAATTTTCTTAATACTACTTATTGGAATAATCTTTATTGGAAGACTTTTTCAATTACAAATTATTGATGGATCAAACTATAATCCTACTAAAAACTCTGCTGTAAAAATTGTTTATGACTACCCAGAAAGAGGACATGTTTTTGACCGCAATGGAAAACTAATAGTTGCCAACCAACTTTCTTACGATGTAATGGTAACACCAAAAGATGTAGAACCTTTAGATACTTTAGAGTTTTGTTCTTTTTTAAAAATTGATACAGAAGACTTTAAAAGACGTTTTGCAAAAGCTGAAAAATATGCACGCTGGCTACCATCAGTATTTTTAAAACAACTTTCTAAAGAAGACTTTGCTTTTCTTCAAGAAAAATTACACAAATACAAGGGTTTCTATATTCAGAAAAGAATAATTAGAAATTACCCGGAAAAATCAGCAGCCAACGTAGTTGGATATATTAGTGAAGTTAACGAATACACTGCTAGAAATAGTGATGATTATGAACAAGGGGAATTAATTGGTTCTTGGGGAGTTGAAAAACAATATGAAAAAATATTGCGCGGAATAAAAGGTAAAAAACACTTAAAGAGAAATAATCTTAATAAAATTATAGGTTCTTTTAAAAATGGACTATACGATACAACAGCTTTAGCAGGTAAAGACCTAACACTAACCATAGATAGTGATTTACAAAAATATGGTGAATTATTAATGGCTGGAAAAAGAGGTGGAATTGTTGCAATTGAACCTTCAAGTGGTGAAATACTTGCATTAATAACCGCACCAAGTTACGATCCCAATTTAATGGTAGGTAGAAAACGTAAAAAACAATCCAGTATATTATTTAACGATTCTATTAACAAACCAATGATAGATAGAGGTCTGCAAGCAAGTTACGCTCCTGGTTCACCTTTTAAAATGATCAATGGATTAATTGGACTACAGGAAAATGTAGTTGATGAAAATTTTCATGTGTTCTGTAAAAATGGTTACAGATACGGACGTAGAAAAAACGCTTTTATGGGTTGCCATTGTGGTATTCATGGACGACCAATTAAACTTAAAACAGCTATTGCAAAATCTTGTAACACTTATTTTGCCACAACCTACAGAAAAATTATTGATAAATATGAAACTTCCGCTGAAGGAATGGACGCTTGGGCAAACCATGCAAAAAGCTTCGGCCTAGGTGATTTTTTAGGATATGATTTACCTTCCGGACAGAAAGGTAGGATTCCTGACGGCAAATATTATAGTGATAATTATGATTTTAGATGGGGAGCTACAACAACTATTTCTAACTCAATTGGTCAAGGTGAAGTGGAAACAACACCAATTCAATTAGCAAATGTTACAGCAGCAATTGCAAATAGAGGCTACTTTTACACACCACATATTGTTAAAAAAATTGATGGTGAAAATATTGATAATGAAAATTATACCGTCCCAAAAAAAACAACTATAGACTCTCAACACTTTACCCCAGTTGTGGAAGCAATGTATGAAGTTTTTAAAACGGGTACCGGTAAATACTGTCAAGTAAAAGGGATAGAAATCTGTGGAAAAACGGGGACAGTTGAAAATTTTATAAGAATTGATGGGAAGAAAACTCAGTTAGATGACCATTCAATTTTTATGGCATTTGCACCTAGAGAAAACCCACAAATTGCATTAGCAATCTTTGTGGAAAATGGTGGTTATGGTTCAACAATTGCTGCACCAATTACAAGTTTAATGATTGAAAAGTATTTAAACGGTAAAATATCAAAAGCAACAAAGTACAGAGAAACTAAAATGTTTAACACTAGTTTACAGAAAATATATAATAAACAAATTCAAAAACCAGATTCTCTTGCGTCAGGAACGAAATAA
- a CDS encoding exosortase F system-associated membrane protein: protein MKKKYNYLIIAFLFFLLILVRAFSTKMFYDPMTSYFEDEYLYISPESVIYWKLFLNMLFRFLINTVISLAIIWLVFKRVDFVKFSAIFYGVAFVILSVIFYFLLKDDFSSGHLLPFYIRRFIIHPLILLVLLPALYYQIVQEKEL, encoded by the coding sequence ATGAAAAAAAAATACAACTATTTAATTATAGCTTTTTTGTTTTTCTTATTGATTTTAGTCAGAGCATTTTCAACTAAAATGTTCTATGATCCAATGACTAGTTATTTTGAAGATGAATACTTATATATTTCTCCTGAAAGTGTTATCTATTGGAAGTTGTTTTTAAATATGCTCTTTCGATTTTTAATAAACACAGTTATTTCTTTAGCTATTATTTGGTTGGTTTTTAAAAGAGTTGATTTTGTAAAGTTTTCTGCAATATTTTACGGAGTTGCCTTTGTTATTTTAAGTGTTATCTTTTATTTCTTATTAAAAGATGATTTCTCTTCGGGTCATTTATTGCCATTTTATATTAGGCGATTTATAATTCACCCTTTAATTTTATTGGTGCTTTTGCCAGCTTTATATTATCAAATAGTACAAGAAAAAGAACTTTAA
- a CDS encoding TonB-dependent receptor, producing the protein MKKYIVGILMLLPFLSFSQQELKGMIMDKTNPKDNLGVFGANVYWLNTTVGATTDEKGWFKIPYKSSYKKLVVSFIGYKTDTINITSLKPIHHFITDQSTLDEVSVSVKKKATQKSFLQTTNVFTVNSDELLKAACCNLAESFETNPSIDVNFSDALTGTKQIQMLGLKSPYLLISQENIPSIRGAAQVFGLTFTPGTWVESIQITKGAGSVINGFESISGQINAELVKPLTDNKLFVNAYGSLGGRLELNTHFNQKVSNKWSTGLYVHGNYRGEKFDRNNDNFLDNPLAEQINIMNRWQYIDAEKGWVSFINFRYMDDAKQTGEIDFNPLTDKGTTNAWGSEIKTKRFDTSLKLGYVFPELPFQSFGFQLAYSNHKQDSYFGLRDYNIKHQSVYSNLLFNSIIGDTRNKFTTGINFTYDVYDELVNITDYSRKENSFGGFFEYAFDNLDDFSFTAGLRLDTHNLLGTFVTPRFHMRYAPWEKGVFRASIGQGRKAANIFAENQQLFASSRQIDVQSTGGKIYGLDPEVAWNYGVSYLQGFNLFDKKGDITLDFYRTDFQNQVVVDWENPQEIAFYNLEGESYANSFQAEVNYNIAKYFNMRLAYKYYDIETDYQSGKAIKPLTPNHRFFANVSYETIKDEEIEGHWKFDLTYNLIGEQRLPNTSTNPIQYQLSEYSNSYSLLNAQVTKVFSNKFEVYVGGENLTNYKQENPILANDDPFGANFDTTIVYAPIFGQMFYGGLRFKIN; encoded by the coding sequence ATGAAAAAATATATAGTTGGCATACTTATGCTACTTCCATTTTTATCATTTTCTCAACAAGAATTAAAGGGAATGATAATGGACAAAACAAATCCAAAAGATAATTTAGGCGTTTTTGGCGCCAATGTTTACTGGTTAAATACAACAGTTGGAGCAACTACCGATGAAAAAGGTTGGTTTAAAATTCCATACAAATCAAGTTATAAAAAGCTGGTAGTAAGTTTTATTGGATATAAAACTGACACAATTAATATTACTAGTTTAAAACCAATTCATCATTTTATTACTGATCAAAGTACTTTAGATGAAGTTAGTGTATCTGTTAAGAAAAAAGCTACGCAGAAATCTTTCTTGCAAACAACAAATGTGTTTACAGTAAATAGTGATGAATTATTAAAAGCGGCTTGTTGTAATTTGGCTGAAAGTTTTGAAACAAATCCATCAATTGATGTAAACTTCTCAGATGCTTTAACAGGTACAAAGCAAATACAAATGTTGGGCTTAAAAAGCCCGTATTTATTAATTTCACAAGAGAATATTCCTTCAATAAGAGGAGCGGCACAAGTTTTTGGACTTACATTTACGCCAGGAACTTGGGTAGAAAGTATTCAAATTACCAAAGGAGCTGGAAGCGTAATTAATGGTTTCGAAAGTATTTCTGGGCAAATTAATGCTGAACTTGTAAAACCTTTAACCGATAATAAGTTGTTTGTTAACGCTTATGGTTCTTTAGGAGGGAGATTAGAATTGAACACTCATTTTAATCAAAAAGTATCAAATAAATGGAGTACAGGTTTGTATGTTCATGGAAATTATAGGGGAGAGAAATTTGATAGAAACAATGATAATTTTTTAGACAATCCGCTTGCGGAACAAATAAATATTATGAACCGTTGGCAATATATAGATGCTGAAAAAGGTTGGGTTAGTTTTATTAATTTCAGGTATATGGATGATGCTAAGCAAACCGGTGAAATAGATTTTAATCCACTTACAGATAAAGGAACAACAAATGCTTGGGGAAGTGAAATTAAAACCAAACGTTTTGATACTTCGTTAAAATTAGGCTATGTTTTTCCCGAGTTACCATTTCAAAGTTTCGGATTTCAATTAGCATATAGTAACCATAAACAAGATTCTTATTTTGGGTTAAGAGATTATAATATTAAACATCAAAGTGTATATTCTAACCTATTGTTTAATTCAATAATTGGAGATACAAGAAATAAGTTTACTACTGGAATAAATTTCACGTATGATGTGTATGATGAATTGGTGAATATTACAGATTACTCTAGAAAAGAAAATTCGTTTGGTGGTTTCTTTGAATACGCTTTCGATAATTTAGATGACTTTAGCTTTACGGCTGGTTTACGTTTAGATACACATAATTTATTAGGAACTTTTGTTACACCACGTTTTCATATGCGTTATGCTCCATGGGAAAAAGGAGTTTTTAGAGCTTCAATTGGGCAAGGAAGAAAAGCAGCTAACATTTTTGCGGAAAATCAACAATTATTTGCAAGTTCAAGACAAATAGATGTGCAGAGTACTGGTGGAAAAATTTATGGATTAGACCCGGAAGTAGCATGGAATTATGGAGTTTCTTATTTACAGGGATTTAATTTATTTGATAAAAAAGGAGACATAACGTTAGATTTTTATAGAACAGATTTCCAAAACCAAGTTGTTGTAGACTGGGAGAATCCACAAGAAATAGCATTCTATAATTTAGAAGGGGAAAGTTATGCAAATAGTTTTCAAGCAGAAGTAAATTATAATATTGCAAAATATTTTAATATGCGATTAGCATACAAATATTATGATATTGAAACGGATTATCAATCAGGAAAAGCAATAAAACCATTAACTCCAAATCATCGTTTTTTTGCAAACGTTTCATATGAAACTATTAAAGATGAGGAAATTGAAGGTCATTGGAAATTTGATCTAACCTATAATTTAATAGGAGAGCAACGTTTGCCAAATACAAGTACTAATCCAATTCAGTATCAATTGTCAGAATATTCAAATTCATATAGTTTATTAAACGCTCAAGTAACAAAAGTGTTTTCGAATAAATTTGAAGTGTATGTTGGAGGAGAAAACTTAACAAATTACAAACAGGAAAATCCTATTTTAGCAAATGATGATCCATTTGGCGCAAATTTTGATACTACAATAGTGTACGCGCCAATTTTTGGACAAATGTTCTATGGGGGATTACGATTTAAAATCAATTAA
- a CDS encoding GAF domain-containing protein produces MNIEILKSKIDSIIESTGLREEKLQQICDYLEAQITYYDWVGFYFKNGDKDELKLAQYTGEETEHTIIPFGKGICGQVAVSNENFVVQDVSSQDNYISCGWKVKSEIVIPIFVEGENIGQIDIDSHTVNPFTKEDENLLEYICEKVSKIV; encoded by the coding sequence ATGAATATAGAAATATTAAAATCTAAAATTGATTCTATTATAGAATCAACTGGCTTAAGAGAAGAGAAATTACAACAGATTTGCGATTACCTTGAAGCACAAATCACCTATTATGATTGGGTTGGGTTTTACTTTAAAAATGGAGATAAAGACGAATTAAAATTAGCTCAATATACTGGTGAAGAAACTGAGCACACTATAATTCCTTTTGGAAAAGGGATTTGTGGACAAGTTGCTGTTAGTAATGAAAATTTTGTTGTGCAAGATGTTTCTAGTCAAGATAACTACATTTCTTGTGGTTGGAAGGTAAAGAGTGAAATTGTAATTCCAATTTTTGTTGAAGGTGAAAACATTGGTCAAATAGACATCGACTCTCACACAGTAAACCCATTTACAAAAGAAGATGAAAATCTTTTAGAATATATATGCGAAAAAGTTTCTAAAATAGTGTAA
- a CDS encoding rod shape-determining protein, producing MGFFDFMTEDIAIDLGTANTLIIHNGKVVIDSPSIVARNRTTGKIIAIGKEANLMQGKTHENIKTIRPLKDGVIADFQASEEMIKEFVKQIPAIKKKLFPPSLRMVICIPSGITEVEKRAVIDSARHMNAKEIYLIYEPMAAAIGVGVDIMEPKGNMIIDIGGGTTEIAVIALAGIVCDQSVKVAGDLFTSDIMYYMRTQHNLHVGETTAEKIKITIGAATEDLETPPEDMLVQGRDLLSGKPKQVQVSYREIAKALDKSILRIEDAVMETLSKTPPELAADIYNTGIYLAGGGSMLRGLDKRLSRKTDLPVYVAEDPLRAVVRGTGMALKDLEKYKNVLIK from the coding sequence ATGGGTTTTTTCGATTTTATGACAGAAGACATTGCTATTGATTTAGGAACTGCAAATACACTAATTATCCACAATGGAAAAGTAGTTATTGATAGCCCTTCAATAGTAGCAAGGAATAGAACTACTGGAAAAATTATTGCAATTGGTAAAGAAGCCAATTTAATGCAAGGAAAAACCCATGAAAATATTAAAACAATTAGACCCTTAAAAGATGGTGTAATTGCAGATTTTCAGGCTTCTGAAGAAATGATAAAGGAATTTGTAAAACAAATTCCAGCAATAAAAAAGAAGCTTTTCCCACCTTCATTACGTATGGTAATTTGTATTCCTTCAGGAATTACAGAAGTTGAAAAACGTGCAGTAATAGATTCTGCTCGTCATATGAACGCCAAAGAAATTTATTTAATCTACGAACCAATGGCTGCAGCTATTGGAGTTGGTGTAGACATCATGGAACCAAAAGGTAACATGATTATTGATATAGGTGGAGGAACAACAGAAATTGCAGTAATTGCACTTGCTGGTATTGTTTGTGATCAATCTGTAAAAGTAGCAGGAGATTTATTTACAAGTGACATTATGTATTACATGCGTACTCAACATAACTTACACGTTGGAGAAACTACTGCAGAAAAAATTAAAATAACAATTGGTGCAGCAACTGAAGACTTAGAAACCCCTCCAGAAGACATGTTAGTTCAAGGTAGAGATTTACTAAGCGGCAAACCAAAACAAGTACAGGTTTCTTATAGAGAGATAGCAAAAGCTTTAGACAAGTCTATCTTACGTATAGAAGACGCAGTAATGGAAACATTATCAAAAACTCCTCCGGAATTGGCTGCGGATATTTACAATACAGGTATCTATTTAGCTGGAGGTGGATCTATGTTAAGAGGTTTAGACAAACGTCTTTCTAGAAAAACAGACTTACCTGTTTATGTAGCAGAAGATCCTTTACGTGCTGTAGTTAGAGGTACAGGAATGGCTCTTAAAGATTTAGAAAAATACAAGAACGTTTTGATTAAATAA